The following proteins are co-located in the Pseudomonas sp. ATCC 13867 genome:
- the metH gene encoding methionine synthase, producing the protein MSDRAARLQALQQALKERILILDGGMGTMIQSYKLQEEDYRGARFADWPSDVKGNNDLLLLSRPDVIQAIEKAYLDAGADILETNTFNATRVSQADYGMEELAYEMNVEGARLAREVADAKTAENPDKPRFVAGVLGPTSRTCSISPDVNDPGFRNVTFDELVENYSESARGLIEGGADLILIETIFDTLNAKAAIFAVQGVYEELGVELPIMISGTITDASGRTLSGQTTEAFWNSVRHANPISVGLNCALGAKELRPYLEELSTKAGTHVSAHPNAGLPNAFGEYDETPAEMAVVVEEFAASGFLNIIGGCCGTTPGHIEAIAKAVAKYAPRVIPEIPRACRLSGLEPFTIDRNSLFVNVGERTNITGSAKFARLIREENYAEALEVAQQQVEAGAQVIDINMDEGMLDSKAAMVRFLNLIASEPDISRVPIMIDSSKWEVIEAGLKCIQGKGIVNSISMKEGVEQFKHHARLCKRYGAAVVVMAFDEAGQADTQARKEEICQRSYDILVNEVGFPPEDIIFDPNIFAVATGIEEHNNYAVDFIEACAYIRDNLPYALTSGGVSNVSFSFRGNNPVREAIHSVFLYYAIQNGLTMGIVNAGQLEIYDEIPQELRDKVEDVVLNRSPDATEALLAIADNYKGGGATREVEDEEWRGHSVEKRLEHALVKGITTWIVEDTEECRQKCARPIEVIEGPLMSGMNVVGDLFGAGKMFLPQVVKSARVMKQAVAHLIPFIEAEKGDKPEAKGKILMATVKGDVHDIGKNIVGVVLGCNGYDIVDLGVMVPAEKILQTAIAEKCDIIGLSGLITPSLDEMVHVAKEMQRQNFQLPLMIGGATTSKAHTAVKIDPQYNNDAVVYVTDASRAVGVATTLLSKELKADYVAKTRTDYAEVRERTANRSARTERLSYEQAIAAKPQFDWAGYQPPVPSFTGAKVLEDIDLNVLVDYIDWTPFFISWNLAGKYPRILTDEVVGEAATSLFNDAQDMLKKLIGEKLIRARAVLGFWPANQVHHDDLEVYGDDGHKLATLHHLRQQTIKTDGKPNFSLADFVAPKDSGVKDYVGGFITTAGIGAEEVAKAYQDQGDDYSAILVKALADRLAEACAEWLHERVRREYWGYQPEEHLSNEALIKEQYVGIRPAPGYPACPDHTEKGTLFKLLDPKGVSGVTLTEHYAMFPAAAVSGWYFAHPQAQYFAVGKVDKDQVERYSARKDQELGTSERWLSPNLGYDA; encoded by the coding sequence ATGTCTGACCGCGCCGCACGCCTGCAAGCCCTCCAGCAAGCCCTCAAGGAGCGCATCCTGATCCTCGACGGCGGCATGGGCACCATGATCCAGAGCTACAAGCTGCAGGAAGAGGACTACCGTGGCGCGCGCTTCGCCGACTGGCCGAGCGACGTGAAGGGCAACAACGACCTGCTGCTGCTCAGCCGCCCGGACGTCATCCAGGCCATCGAGAAAGCCTACCTGGACGCCGGCGCGGACATCCTCGAGACCAACACCTTCAACGCCACCCGCGTCTCCCAGGCCGACTACGGCATGGAAGAGCTGGCCTACGAGATGAACGTCGAGGGCGCGCGCCTGGCCCGTGAAGTGGCCGACGCCAAGACCGCCGAGAACCCGGACAAGCCGCGCTTCGTTGCCGGCGTCCTCGGCCCGACCAGCCGCACCTGCTCGATCTCCCCGGACGTCAACGACCCCGGCTTCCGCAACGTCACCTTCGACGAACTGGTGGAGAACTACAGCGAATCGGCCCGAGGCCTGATCGAGGGCGGCGCGGACCTGATCCTGATCGAGACCATCTTCGACACCCTCAACGCCAAGGCCGCGATCTTCGCCGTGCAGGGCGTCTATGAAGAGCTGGGCGTCGAGCTGCCGATCATGATCTCCGGCACCATCACCGACGCCTCCGGCCGTACCCTGTCGGGCCAGACTACCGAGGCATTCTGGAACTCGGTGCGCCACGCCAACCCGATCTCCGTCGGGTTGAACTGCGCCCTCGGCGCGAAAGAGCTGCGCCCCTACCTGGAAGAGCTGTCGACCAAGGCTGGCACCCACGTCTCCGCGCACCCCAACGCCGGCCTGCCCAACGCCTTCGGCGAATACGACGAGACGCCGGCGGAAATGGCCGTGGTCGTGGAAGAATTCGCCGCGTCGGGCTTCCTCAACATCATCGGCGGCTGCTGCGGCACCACGCCGGGCCATATCGAGGCCATCGCCAAGGCCGTCGCCAAGTACGCTCCGCGCGTCATCCCCGAGATTCCCCGCGCCTGCCGCCTGTCCGGCCTCGAGCCGTTCACCATCGACCGCAACTCGCTGTTCGTGAACGTCGGCGAGCGCACCAACATCACCGGCTCGGCCAAGTTCGCCCGGCTGATCCGCGAGGAGAACTACGCCGAAGCGCTGGAAGTGGCGCAGCAGCAGGTGGAAGCCGGCGCCCAGGTGATCGACATCAACATGGACGAAGGCATGCTGGATTCGAAGGCCGCCATGGTCCGGTTCCTCAACCTGATCGCCTCCGAGCCGGACATCTCCCGCGTGCCGATCATGATCGACTCCTCCAAGTGGGAAGTGATCGAGGCAGGCCTGAAGTGCATCCAGGGCAAGGGCATCGTCAACTCGATTTCCATGAAGGAAGGCGTGGAGCAGTTCAAGCACCACGCCCGCCTGTGCAAGCGCTACGGCGCCGCCGTGGTGGTGATGGCCTTCGACGAAGCCGGCCAGGCCGACACCCAGGCGCGCAAGGAAGAAATCTGCCAGCGCTCCTACGACATCCTGGTCAACGAAGTGGGCTTCCCGCCGGAAGACATCATCTTCGACCCGAACATCTTCGCGGTCGCCACCGGCATCGAGGAACACAACAACTACGCGGTCGATTTCATCGAGGCCTGCGCCTATATCCGTGACAACCTCCCCTACGCCCTGACCTCGGGCGGGGTGTCCAACGTGTCGTTCTCGTTCCGCGGCAACAACCCGGTGCGCGAGGCGATCCACTCGGTGTTCCTCTACTACGCCATCCAGAACGGCCTCACCATGGGCATCGTCAACGCCGGCCAACTGGAGATCTACGACGAGATCCCGCAGGAGCTGCGCGACAAGGTCGAGGACGTGGTGCTCAACCGCAGCCCGGACGCCACCGAGGCGCTGCTGGCGATCGCCGACAACTACAAGGGCGGCGGTGCGACCAGAGAAGTCGAAGACGAGGAATGGCGCGGCCACAGCGTCGAGAAGCGCCTGGAGCACGCGCTGGTCAAGGGCATCACCACCTGGATCGTCGAGGACACCGAGGAGTGCCGGCAGAAGTGCGCGCGGCCGATCGAGGTCATCGAGGGCCCGCTGATGTCCGGTATGAACGTGGTCGGCGACCTGTTCGGCGCCGGCAAGATGTTCCTCCCGCAGGTGGTGAAATCCGCCCGCGTGATGAAGCAGGCCGTGGCCCACCTGATCCCCTTCATCGAAGCCGAGAAAGGCGACAAGCCCGAAGCCAAGGGCAAGATCCTCATGGCCACGGTGAAGGGCGACGTGCACGACATCGGCAAGAACATCGTCGGCGTGGTGCTGGGCTGCAACGGCTACGACATCGTCGACCTCGGCGTGATGGTCCCGGCGGAGAAGATCCTGCAGACCGCCATCGCCGAGAAGTGCGACATCATCGGCCTGTCCGGCCTGATCACGCCGTCGCTGGACGAGATGGTCCACGTCGCCAAGGAAATGCAGCGGCAGAACTTCCAACTGCCGCTGATGATCGGCGGCGCCACCACCTCCAAGGCGCACACAGCGGTGAAGATCGACCCGCAGTACAACAACGACGCGGTGGTCTACGTCACCGACGCCTCCCGTGCCGTGGGCGTGGCCACCACCCTGCTGTCGAAGGAACTGAAGGCCGACTACGTGGCGAAGACCCGTACCGATTACGCCGAAGTCCGCGAACGCACCGCCAACCGCAGCGCGCGTACCGAGCGCCTGAGCTATGAGCAGGCCATCGCCGCCAAGCCGCAGTTCGACTGGGCCGGCTACCAGCCGCCAGTGCCCTCCTTCACCGGCGCGAAGGTGCTGGAAGACATCGACCTGAACGTGCTGGTCGACTACATCGACTGGACGCCCTTCTTCATTTCCTGGAACCTGGCCGGCAAGTACCCGCGCATCCTCACCGACGAAGTCGTCGGCGAGGCGGCCACCAGCCTGTTCAACGACGCCCAGGACATGCTGAAGAAGCTGATCGGCGAGAAGCTCATTCGCGCCAGGGCAGTCCTTGGCTTCTGGCCGGCCAATCAGGTCCACCACGACGACCTGGAAGTCTATGGCGACGACGGCCACAAGCTGGCCACCCTGCACCATCTGCGCCAGCAGACCATCAAGACCGACGGCAAGCCGAACTTCAGCCTGGCCGACTTCGTCGCGCCGAAGGACAGCGGCGTGAAGGACTACGTCGGTGGCTTCATCACCACCGCTGGCATCGGCGCCGAGGAAGTGGCCAAGGCCTATCAGGACCAGGGCGACGACTACAGTGCGATCCTGGTCAAGGCGCTGGCCGACCGTCTCGCCGAAGCCTGCGCCGAGTGGCTGCACGAGCGCGTGCGCAGGGAATACTGGGGCTACCAGCCCGAGGAGCACCTGAGCAACGAGGCGCTAATCAAGGAGCAGTACGTCGGCATCCGCCCCGCGCCCGGCTACCCGGCCTGCCCGGACCACACCGAGAAGGGCACGCTGTTCAAGCTGCTCGACCCCAAGGGCGTCTCCGGCGTGACCCTGACCGAGCACTACGCCATGTTCCCCGCCGCCGCCGTCAGCGGCTGGTACTTCGCCCACCCGCAGGCGCAGTACTTCGCCGTGGGCAAGGTCGACAAGGACCAGGTCGAACGCTACAGCGCGCGCAAGGACCAGGAACTCGGCACCAGCGAGCGCTGGCTGTCGCCGAACCTGGGTTACGACGCGTAA
- a CDS encoding fatty acid cis/trans isomerase, which produces MSRRARFTLFIASLMLSAFSQAAGLSYTKDIQPIFTEKCVACHACYDSPCQLNLTAAEGAQRGANKLPVYDGARTRAQDTTRLFLDAHGADAWRRKDFWSVLDGRDSQAALMARMIDLGHEHPLVPNAKIPEGLDLSINRTNQCPTPETIDDFVAKNPRSGMPFAVTGLTDRQRSTIKDWLAQGAPVDEQAWQPGAGEAEQIASWESFLNQPGARQSLVSRWLYEHLFLAHLYFTERGEPGHFFQLVRSRTPSGQPIDPIATRRPNDDPGNTFYYRLWPIRGVIVHKTHITYPLNPAKLARAQELFYGTAWSTDKVPGYGLQHRANPFATFAAIPAQARYQFMLDNAEYFVRTFIRGPVCRGQIATDVIRDNFWALFQDPQHDLYVTDPDFRAQASPLLALPGQIDEMGAMLSQWRAYRDKRNAYEELRQDVYDDSPAPTWADIWAGNDNAVLSIFRQYDSASVRKGLIGGIPQTIWWLDYPLFERTYYGLVVNFDVYGNVAHQAQTRLYFDLIRNGAEQNFLRLMPTAARKPLLDDWYQNSGKFKMWADYYDNDSDAPTGLFLPEKGAKNAFAQQLLKHYVALNARPDPINLCENGACYRNSVATPLQDAEQAFSRLVSRPAAGLPVIDQFPEATLLRVEMSDGQREIYTVLRNRAHSNVAFMAGESLRYQPGLDTLTIYPGVLSSYPNFMFNLKAGEANDFVTALEQVKNAADFEKVADHWGVRRSHPQFWFYFHDLEAYLRETEPVEAGVLDMNRYENL; this is translated from the coding sequence ATGTCCCGGCGAGCACGTTTCACGTTGTTCATCGCATCCCTGATGCTTTCCGCGTTTTCCCAGGCCGCCGGCCTGTCCTACACCAAGGACATCCAGCCGATCTTCACCGAGAAGTGCGTGGCTTGCCACGCCTGCTATGACTCGCCGTGCCAGCTCAACCTGACGGCCGCCGAAGGCGCGCAGCGCGGGGCCAACAAACTGCCGGTGTACGACGGCGCGCGAACCCGCGCGCAGGACACCACCCGGCTGTTCCTCGACGCCCACGGCGCGGATGCCTGGCGGCGCAAGGACTTCTGGTCGGTGCTCGATGGGCGTGACAGCCAGGCCGCGCTGATGGCGCGGATGATCGACCTGGGCCATGAACACCCGCTGGTGCCCAACGCGAAGATCCCGGAAGGTCTGGACCTGTCGATCAACCGCACCAACCAGTGCCCGACGCCCGAGACCATCGACGACTTCGTCGCGAAGAATCCGCGCAGCGGCATGCCCTTCGCCGTCACCGGGCTGACCGACCGGCAGCGCTCGACCATCAAGGACTGGCTGGCCCAGGGCGCGCCAGTGGACGAGCAGGCCTGGCAGCCGGGCGCTGGCGAGGCGGAGCAGATCGCCAGCTGGGAGAGCTTCCTGAACCAGCCCGGCGCACGCCAGAGCCTGGTGTCGCGCTGGCTCTACGAGCACCTGTTCCTGGCGCACCTGTACTTCACCGAGCGCGGCGAGCCGGGGCATTTCTTCCAGTTGGTGCGTTCGCGCACCCCCAGCGGCCAGCCGATCGACCCGATCGCCACGCGCCGGCCGAACGACGATCCGGGCAACACCTTCTATTACCGCCTCTGGCCGATCCGGGGCGTGATCGTGCACAAGACGCACATCACCTATCCGCTCAACCCGGCCAAGCTGGCGCGCGCCCAGGAGCTGTTCTACGGCACAGCCTGGAGCACCGACAAGGTGCCCGGCTATGGCCTGCAGCACCGCGCCAACCCCTTCGCAACCTTCGCCGCGATCCCCGCGCAGGCGCGCTACCAGTTCATGCTGGACAACGCCGAATACTTCGTCCGCACCTTCATCCGAGGGCCGGTGTGCCGGGGGCAGATCGCCACCGACGTGATCCGCGACAACTTCTGGGCGCTGTTCCAGGACCCGCAGCACGACCTCTACGTCACCGATCCGGACTTCCGTGCCCAGGCCTCGCCACTGCTGGCGCTGCCGGGGCAGATCGATGAGATGGGCGCGATGCTGTCGCAATGGCGTGCCTATCGCGACAAGCGCAACGCCTACGAGGAGTTGCGCCAGGACGTCTATGACGACTCGCCGGCGCCGACCTGGGCCGATATCTGGGCCGGCAACGACAATGCCGTGCTGAGCATCTTCCGCCAGTACGACAGCGCCTCGGTGCGCAAGGGCCTGATCGGCGGCATCCCGCAGACCATCTGGTGGCTGGACTACCCGCTGTTCGAGCGCACCTACTACGGGTTGGTGGTCAACTTCGACGTGTACGGCAACGTCGCCCACCAGGCGCAGACGCGGCTGTACTTCGACCTGATCCGCAACGGCGCCGAACAGAACTTCCTGCGCCTGATGCCGACGGCCGCGCGCAAGCCCCTGCTGGATGACTGGTACCAGAACAGCGGCAAATTCAAGATGTGGGCCGACTACTACGACAATGACAGCGATGCGCCGACCGGGCTGTTCCTGCCGGAGAAGGGCGCCAAGAACGCCTTCGCCCAGCAACTGCTCAAGCACTACGTGGCGCTCAATGCGCGGCCCGACCCGATCAACCTGTGCGAGAACGGCGCCTGCTACCGCAACAGCGTCGCCACGCCGCTGCAGGATGCCGAACAGGCCTTCAGCCGACTGGTCAGCCGCCCGGCGGCGGGGCTCCCGGTGATCGACCAGTTCCCCGAAGCGACCCTGCTGAGAGTGGAAATGTCCGACGGCCAGCGCGAGATCTACACCGTGCTGCGCAACCGCGCCCACAGCAACGTCGCCTTCATGGCCGGCGAGTCGCTGCGCTACCAGCCGGGGCTGGACACCCTGACGATCTACCCCGGCGTGCTCTCCAGCTACCCCAACTTCATGTTCAACCTGAAGGCCGGCGAGGCGAATGATTTCGTCACGGCCCTGGAGCAGGTGAAGAACGCGGCAGACTTCGAGAAGGTTGCCGACCACTGGGGTGTCCGCCGCAGCCACCCGCAGTTCTGGTTCTACTTCCACGACCTGGAGGCATACCTGCGCGAAACCGAGCCGGTGGAGGCGGGCGTGCTGGACATGAACCGCTACGAAAACCTTTGA
- the nfuA gene encoding Fe-S biogenesis protein NfuA has protein sequence MSAITITEAAQDYLAELLSKQDTPGIGIRIFITQPGTQYAETCIAYCKPGEQKAEDTPVGLKAFTAYIDAISEPFLEDAIVDYATDRMGGQLTIKAPNAKVPMVNEDSPLTERINYYLQTEINPGLASHGGQVSLVDVVEDNIAVLRFGGGCQGCGAVELTLKDGVEKTLKERIPELNGVRDVTDHSNRENAYY, from the coding sequence ATGAGCGCTATCACCATTACCGAAGCCGCACAGGATTACCTGGCCGAGCTGCTGTCCAAGCAGGACACGCCCGGCATAGGCATTCGCATCTTCATCACCCAGCCGGGCACCCAGTACGCCGAAACCTGCATCGCCTACTGCAAGCCGGGCGAGCAGAAGGCGGAAGACACCCCGGTCGGCCTGAAAGCCTTTACTGCCTACATCGACGCCATCAGCGAGCCCTTCCTGGAAGACGCCATCGTCGATTACGCCACCGACCGCATGGGCGGCCAACTGACCATCAAGGCGCCCAACGCCAAGGTGCCGATGGTCAACGAGGACAGCCCGCTCACCGAGCGCATCAACTACTACCTGCAGACCGAGATCAACCCGGGGCTCGCCAGCCACGGCGGCCAGGTGAGCCTGGTGGACGTGGTCGAGGACAACATTGCCGTGCTGCGTTTCGGCGGTGGTTGCCAGGGCTGCGGCGCGGTCGAACTGACCCTGAAGGATGGCGTCGAAAAGACTCTGAAGGAGCGCATCCCGGAGCTGAACGGCGTGCGTGACGTCACCGACCACAGCAACCGCGAGAATGCCTACTACTGA
- a CDS encoding DUF1272 domain-containing protein, with translation MLELRPNCECCDRDLPGDSPDARICSFECTFCTDCADQVLHGRCPNCGGELVPRPRRAADKLAANPASTLRVLKPNGCPG, from the coding sequence ATGCTCGAACTGCGCCCCAACTGCGAATGCTGCGACCGCGACCTGCCCGGCGACAGCCCGGACGCGCGCATCTGCAGCTTCGAGTGCACCTTCTGCACCGATTGCGCCGACCAGGTGCTGCACGGCCGTTGCCCGAACTGCGGTGGCGAGCTGGTGCCGCGTCCGCGCCGGGCCGCCGATAAACTGGCGGCGAATCCGGCATCGACCCTGCGGGTACTTAAGCCCAACGGTTGCCCGGGCTGA
- a CDS encoding GlxA family transcriptional regulator — translation MESPRQVACLLYPEVMSLDVTGPLQVFASANVERQRQGLAPAYELKVLGEQAGPVATSAGLRICADASWRELDPATLDTLLVPGGLGVPVQCRNSDLLRWLATAEPRIRRLGSVCSGALILAAAGVLDGRPATTHWADVDALCAGFPGVRVQGDRLHTYDPQCRDGDDHVFTSAGVTAGIDLALALVEADLGRALALTVARRLVMFLKRPGGQAQFSHWLTPEPSRTPRLAALLEWIPANLGADLSLEVLANQACMSPRTLSRVFISELGMGPGRYVERVRLEAARALLQDAQASISTVSRLCGFGHPENLRRTFHKHLAISPQEYAERFGQLL, via the coding sequence ATGGAATCGCCGCGCCAGGTCGCCTGCCTGCTCTACCCCGAAGTCATGAGCCTGGACGTCACCGGGCCGCTGCAGGTGTTCGCCTCCGCCAATGTCGAGCGCCAGCGCCAGGGGCTGGCGCCGGCCTATGAACTGAAGGTGCTCGGCGAACAGGCCGGGCCGGTGGCGACGTCCGCCGGGCTGCGCATCTGCGCCGACGCGAGCTGGCGCGAGCTCGACCCTGCCACCCTCGATACCCTGCTGGTGCCTGGCGGCCTCGGCGTCCCGGTGCAATGCAGGAACAGCGATCTGCTGCGCTGGCTCGCCACCGCGGAACCGCGGATTCGCCGCCTCGGCTCGGTATGCTCCGGCGCGCTGATCCTGGCCGCCGCCGGCGTACTCGATGGCCGTCCGGCGACGACCCACTGGGCGGACGTCGATGCGTTGTGCGCAGGCTTCCCCGGTGTACGGGTGCAGGGCGACCGCCTGCACACCTACGACCCGCAATGCCGCGACGGCGATGACCACGTCTTCACCTCCGCTGGGGTCACCGCCGGCATCGACCTGGCCCTGGCGCTGGTGGAGGCCGATCTCGGCCGAGCCCTGGCACTGACCGTGGCGCGGCGGCTGGTGATGTTTCTCAAGCGCCCCGGCGGGCAGGCGCAGTTCAGCCACTGGTTGACCCCGGAGCCCAGCCGCACGCCACGCCTGGCCGCGCTGCTGGAGTGGATCCCGGCCAACCTGGGCGCTGACCTGTCGCTGGAGGTCCTGGCGAATCAGGCCTGCATGAGCCCGCGCACGCTCTCGAGGGTGTTCATCAGCGAGCTGGGCATGGGCCCCGGCCGCTACGTCGAACGGGTTCGTCTGGAAGCTGCCCGCGCGCTGCTGCAGGACGCCCAGGCGTCGATCAGCACGGTGTCCCGGCTGTGCGGCTTTGGCCACCCGGAGAATCTGCGGCGCACCTTCCACAAGCACCTGGCGATCAGCCCCCAGGAATACGCCGAACGCTTCGGCCAGTTGCTCTGA
- the lpdA gene encoding dihydrolipoyl dehydrogenase, which translates to MSAYDVIVIGGGPGGYNAAIRAGQLGLKVACVEGRETLGGTCLNVGCMPSKALLHASELYEAAAGGEFANLGIQVKPKLDLAQMMKQKAESVAALTKGVEFLFRKNKVDWVKGWGRIDGPGKVEVTAADGSKSTLQAKDIIIATGSEPSPLPGVEVDNQRILDSTGALSIPEVPKHLVVIGAGVIGLELGSVWRRLGAEVTVIEYLDRICPGMDLETARTFQRALTKQGMSFKLGSKVTQAKVSGKQVTLSVEPASGGTAELIQADRVLLAIGRRPFTQGLGLESVGLTTDKRGMLENHEHRSSVPGIWVIGDVTSGPMLAHKAEDEAIACVELIAGKAGEVNYDVIPSVIYTHPEVATVGKTEEQLKAEGRAYKVGKFPFTANSRAKINHETEGFVKVLANERSDEILGVHMIGPNVGDMIAEYCVAMEFRGAAEDIARTCHPHPTRSEALRQAAMNVDGWAMQA; encoded by the coding sequence ATGAGCGCATACGATGTGATCGTCATTGGCGGCGGCCCCGGTGGCTACAACGCTGCGATTCGCGCGGGCCAGCTGGGCCTGAAAGTCGCCTGCGTGGAGGGTCGCGAAACCCTCGGCGGCACCTGCCTGAACGTCGGCTGCATGCCGTCCAAGGCGCTGCTGCATGCATCCGAGCTGTATGAAGCGGCGGCCGGCGGCGAGTTCGCCAACCTCGGCATCCAGGTCAAGCCCAAGCTGGACCTGGCGCAGATGATGAAGCAGAAGGCCGAGAGCGTCGCCGCGCTGACCAAGGGCGTGGAGTTCCTGTTCCGCAAGAACAAGGTGGACTGGGTCAAGGGCTGGGGCCGTATCGACGGGCCGGGCAAGGTGGAGGTCACCGCCGCCGACGGCAGCAAGAGCACGCTGCAGGCCAAGGACATCATCATCGCCACCGGCTCGGAGCCCTCCCCGCTGCCGGGGGTGGAAGTCGACAACCAGCGCATCCTCGACTCCACCGGCGCGCTGTCCATTCCCGAGGTACCCAAGCACCTGGTGGTGATCGGCGCCGGAGTCATCGGCCTGGAGCTGGGCTCGGTGTGGCGACGCCTGGGCGCCGAGGTGACGGTGATCGAATACCTTGACCGCATCTGCCCCGGCATGGACCTGGAAACCGCCAGGACCTTCCAGCGCGCACTGACCAAGCAGGGCATGAGCTTCAAGCTGGGCTCGAAAGTCACCCAGGCCAAGGTCAGCGGCAAGCAGGTGACCCTGAGCGTGGAGCCAGCCAGCGGCGGCACGGCGGAGCTTATTCAGGCAGATCGTGTGCTGCTCGCCATCGGCCGCCGCCCCTTCACCCAGGGCCTCGGGCTGGAGAGCGTGGGCCTGACCACCGACAAGCGCGGCATGCTGGAGAACCACGAGCATCGCAGCAGCGTGCCGGGCATCTGGGTGATCGGCGACGTGACCTCCGGTCCGATGCTCGCGCACAAGGCCGAGGACGAGGCCATCGCCTGCGTCGAGCTGATCGCCGGCAAGGCCGGGGAAGTGAACTACGACGTAATCCCCAGCGTAATCTACACCCACCCGGAGGTGGCCACCGTAGGCAAGACCGAGGAGCAGCTCAAGGCCGAGGGCCGCGCCTACAAGGTCGGCAAGTTCCCCTTCACCGCCAACAGCCGGGCGAAGATCAACCATGAGACCGAGGGCTTCGTGAAGGTGCTGGCGAACGAGCGCAGCGACGAGATCCTCGGCGTGCACATGATCGGCCCGAACGTCGGCGACATGATCGCGGAGTACTGCGTGGCGATGGAGTTCCGCGGTGCCGCCGAGGACATCGCGCGGACCTGCCACCCGCACCCGACCCGCTCTGAAGCCTTGCGCCAGGCGGCGATGAACGTGGACGGCTGGGCCATGCAGGCATGA
- a CDS encoding M14 family metallopeptidase: protein MKIDCDFDSGNIQVIDDSDPRHVRLALRPDTRSPHFQWFHFKAEGLQSGQQYRFSLTNAPGSSYTGGWPGYNAVASFDQREWFRVPSTYDSDGLHFSLDAEQPQAWFAYFEPYSRERHAELVKRAQANGAERLATGHSLEGRELPLLRIGKGAAGARKFWLIAQQHPGEHMAEWFMEGLIERLQSGDAGIQRLLERADFYLVPNMNPDGAFHGHLRTNAAGKDLNRAWAAPSAEESPEVLFVQQQMAKHGVDLFLDVHGDEEIPFVFAAGCEGNPGFTSRLDHLESLFRQRLEANGEFQSVHGYPKDEPGKANLTLACNHVGQTHDCLSLTLEMPFKDHNLSPNARTGWNGARSKALAGAVLTTVASLLDDLR from the coding sequence ATGAAGATCGACTGCGATTTCGACAGCGGCAACATCCAGGTCATCGACGACAGCGACCCGCGCCATGTGCGCCTGGCGCTGCGCCCGGACACGAGAAGCCCGCACTTCCAGTGGTTCCACTTCAAGGCCGAGGGCCTGCAGAGCGGCCAGCAGTACCGGTTCAGCCTGACCAACGCACCTGGCTCCAGCTACACCGGCGGCTGGCCGGGCTACAACGCCGTGGCGTCGTTCGACCAGCGCGAGTGGTTCCGCGTGCCGAGTACCTACGATTCCGATGGCCTGCACTTCAGCCTCGATGCCGAGCAGCCCCAGGCCTGGTTCGCCTACTTCGAGCCGTACAGCCGAGAACGCCACGCCGAACTGGTGAAGCGCGCCCAGGCCAACGGCGCCGAACGGCTCGCTACCGGCCACAGCCTGGAGGGCCGCGAGCTGCCCCTGCTGCGCATCGGCAAGGGCGCGGCGGGTGCGCGCAAGTTCTGGCTGATCGCCCAGCAGCACCCCGGCGAACACATGGCCGAATGGTTCATGGAAGGCCTGATCGAGCGCCTGCAATCCGGCGACGCCGGCATCCAGCGCCTGCTGGAGCGCGCCGACTTCTACTTGGTGCCGAACATGAACCCGGACGGCGCCTTCCACGGCCACCTGCGCACCAACGCCGCCGGCAAGGACCTCAACCGCGCCTGGGCCGCGCCCAGCGCCGAAGAGAGCCCGGAAGTGCTGTTCGTCCAGCAGCAGATGGCCAAGCACGGCGTGGACCTGTTCCTCGACGTTCACGGCGACGAGGAAATCCCCTTCGTGTTCGCTGCCGGTTGCGAAGGCAACCCCGGCTTCACCTCGCGCCTGGACCACCTGGAAAGCCTGTTCCGCCAGCGCCTGGAAGCCAATGGTGAGTTCCAGAGCGTGCACGGCTATCCCAAGGACGAGCCGGGAAAGGCCAACCTGACCCTGGCCTGCAACCATGTCGGCCAGACCCACGATTGCCTGTCGCTGACCCTGGAAATGCCGTTCAAGGACCACAACCTGTCGCCCAACGCCCGCACCGGCTGGAACGGCGCACGTTCCAAGGCGCTTGCTGGCGCGGTGCTGACCACGGTCGCCAGCCTGCTCGACGACCTGCGCTGA
- a CDS encoding PaaI family thioesterase yields the protein MPLDIDQLKLYTAHRGLAIPLLDLLQFRHAPTADGTGPGCIVLRIEPYHLNGWANAHGGLIMTLLDVAMALNASAADETCRGVVTIEMKTNFLRPGGEVGEVLEAHGTVRHHTRSIAFCEAELRNSTGVVVASASGTFKYVNASRPLADA from the coding sequence ATGCCCCTCGATATCGATCAGCTCAAGCTCTATACCGCCCATCGCGGCCTCGCCATCCCCCTGCTCGACCTCCTGCAGTTCCGCCACGCTCCGACGGCGGACGGCACGGGGCCCGGCTGCATCGTCCTGCGGATCGAGCCATACCACCTCAACGGCTGGGCCAACGCCCACGGCGGACTGATCATGACCCTGCTCGACGTGGCGATGGCGCTCAATGCCAGCGCGGCGGACGAAACCTGTCGCGGCGTGGTGACCATCGAAATGAAGACCAACTTCCTGCGTCCCGGCGGCGAAGTGGGCGAGGTGCTAGAAGCCCACGGCACGGTCCGGCACCACACGCGCTCCATCGCCTTCTGCGAGGCCGAACTGCGCAACAGCACCGGCGTGGTGGTCGCTTCCGCGTCCGGCACTTTCAAATACGTCAACGCGTCGCGCCCGCTGGCCGACGCCTGA